One window of the Fusobacterium animalis 7_1 genome contains the following:
- a CDS encoding HNH/ENDO VII family nuclease codes for MKHSETKNDLTVMEEGINIPGKKEPEIDFKEMLRKIENNENLNPNSEILSQVKENYTKETNENNEAKKKLTDEEKQKIKEETGWSDGIVDYISSMKEYEIYKNAGLEEKEINGRKCLIKKDLDLDQIVKDGKTNRERMEKGEPPLDKNKESIELHHIGQKSNSPFAELTKTEHIRNGNDTILHDKNKESEIDRVKRYQKEKRGHWKARSEI; via the coding sequence ATGAAACATTCAGAAACAAAAAATGATCTTACAGTTATGGAAGAAGGAATAAATATACCAGGAAAAAAAGAGCCTGAGATTGATTTTAAAGAAATGCTTAGAAAAATTGAAAATAATGAGAATTTAAATCCTAATTCTGAAATTTTATCTCAAGTGAAGGAAAATTATACTAAAGAAACTAATGAAAATAATGAAGCTAAAAAAAAATTGACTGATGAGGAAAAACAAAAAATAAAAGAAGAAACAGGATGGTCAGATGGAATAGTAGATTATATAAGCTCTATGAAAGAATATGAGATATATAAAAATGCTGGTTTGGAAGAAAAAGAAATTAATGGTAGAAAATGTTTAATAAAAAAAGATTTAGATCTTGATCAAATAGTTAAAGACGGAAAAACAAATAGAGAGCGTATGGAAAAAGGTGAACCTCCTCTTGATAAAAATAAAGAATCTATTGAATTACATCATATAGGGCAAAAGTCAAATAGCCCTTTTGCTGAATTAACAAAAACTGAGCATATTAGAAATGGTAATGATACTATTCTTCATGATAAAAATAAAGAAAGTGAAATAGATAGAGTTAAAAGATATCAAAAAGAAAAAAGAGGACATTGGAAAGCTAGAAGTGAAATATAA
- a CDS encoding SMI1/KNR4 family protein, with product MSIVERIKKIEELDTNLKGGASEEQIIRAEKRLELKFPEEYKDYVKEFGAISFLGNEWTGLNVDGYLNVVNMTEEERALNEFFPKKYFVIENIGVDRMLVISDEKGKIYTIQYDKKELICNSLSEYLDICLEEN from the coding sequence ATGAGTATAGTTGAAAGAATAAAAAAAATAGAAGAGTTGGACACTAATTTAAAAGGTGGAGCTAGTGAAGAACAAATAATAAGAGCTGAAAAAAGATTGGAATTAAAATTTCCAGAAGAATATAAAGATTATGTTAAAGAATTTGGAGCAATTAGTTTTTTGGGAAATGAATGGACTGGATTAAATGTTGATGGTTATCTTAATGTTGTTAATATGACAGAAGAGGAAAGAGCATTAAATGAATTTTTTCCTAAAAAATATTTTGTTATAGAAAATATTGGAGTAGATAGAATGTTAGTTATATCTGATGAAAAAGGGAAAATTTATACTATTCAATATGATAAAAAAGAATTAATATGTAATTCTTTAAGTGAATACTTAGATATTTGTTTAGAAGAAAATTAA
- a CDS encoding DUF3944 domain-containing protein: MSYTYDENLEFLGECTDEQLKDLAEILIYDTDRKYRNMEEITSTNEHKRYKEHYSKYWEILAGDLQKFGGDSIANAVRFGKGVKYDEILNDALKYLKISFDKSSSIIDREDKLVEKIFEIMVKEMKENDLTELSKILGIGDYKIPSIMLGVQGLIKAGGFASYKITVIVANYITKFLLGRGLSFTTNAMLTKGLSLLIGPVGVAVTTGIWLATGITDITGPAMRVTIPACVIVAYLRKTIMLEKENK; encoded by the coding sequence ATGTCTTATACTTATGATGAAAATTTAGAATTTTTAGGAGAATGTACGGATGAACAATTAAAAGATTTAGCAGAGATTTTAATTTATGATACTGATAGAAAATATCGTAATATGGAAGAGATCACTTCTACAAATGAACACAAAAGATATAAAGAACACTACAGTAAATATTGGGAAATTTTAGCAGGAGATTTACAAAAATTTGGTGGAGATAGTATTGCAAATGCAGTTAGATTTGGAAAAGGTGTAAAGTATGACGAAATATTAAATGATGCTTTAAAATATTTGAAAATATCTTTTGATAAATCTTCTTCAATAATAGACAGAGAAGATAAATTAGTAGAAAAGATATTTGAAATAATGGTTAAAGAGATGAAAGAAAATGATTTAACTGAATTGTCAAAAATATTAGGAATAGGTGACTATAAAATACCTTCTATAATGCTTGGAGTACAAGGACTTATTAAAGCTGGTGGTTTTGCTTCGTATAAAATAACTGTTATAGTTGCAAATTATATAACAAAATTTCTTTTGGGAAGAGGATTAAGCTTTACTACAAATGCAATGTTAACAAAAGGATTATCCCTACTTATAGGACCTGTTGGAGTAGCAGTAACTACTGGAATTTGGCTTGCTACAGGTATTACTGATATCACTGGGCCTGCTATGAGAGTAACTATACCTGCTTGTGTTATTGTTGCTTATCTAAGAAAAACTATTATGTTAGAAAAAGAAAATAAATAA
- the relB gene encoding type II toxin-antitoxin system RelB family antitoxin: MSVVSIRFNDDEEEILKNYVKSKGLNLSQYIKNTIFERIEEEYDLKSVQEYLKAKSEGTLNLIPFEEAIKEWDIE, from the coding sequence ATGTCAGTTGTTTCAATTAGATTTAATGATGATGAGGAAGAAATACTTAAAAATTATGTAAAAAGTAAAGGGTTAAATTTATCTCAATATATTAAAAATACAATATTTGAAAGGATAGAGGAAGAATATGATTTAAAAAGTGTTCAAGAATATTTAAAAGCAAAATCTGAGGGAACATTAAACTTAATTCCATTTGAGGAGGCAATAAAAGAATGGGATATAGAGTAA
- a CDS encoding type II toxin-antitoxin system RelE family toxin → MGYRVMIPDKVNKKILKFDRNTRKLLYNYIKKNLKDTDNPKLHGKALTGNLKGLWRYRIMDYRLIVDIQDEQLIIVAIDFEHRSKIYL, encoded by the coding sequence ATGGGATATAGAGTAATGATTCCAGATAAAGTTAATAAAAAGATTTTGAAATTTGATAGAAATACAAGAAAATTACTATATAATTATATAAAGAAAAATTTAAAAGATACAGATAATCCAAAACTACATGGAAAAGCATTAACTGGAAATTTAAAAGGACTATGGAGATATAGAATAATGGATTATCGGTTAATAGTTGATATTCAAGATGAGCAGTTAATTATTGTGGCAATTGATTTTGAACATAGAAGTAAAATTTATTTATAA
- a CDS encoding ATP-binding protein, whose translation MERFILNDLIKWKNSKYRKPLILKGVRQVGKTWILKEFGSRYYENIAYFNFDENPEYRQFFQTTKDINRILQNLILISGYKIVAEKTLIIFDEVQDAPEVINSLKYFYENTPEYHIACAGSLLGITLAKPSSFPVGKVDFLNIYPMSFSEFLIANGDENLKLFLDNLNDIENIPDAFFNPLYEKLKMYYVTGGMPEAVYMWTQERDIELVRKTLNNILEAYERDFAKHPNIYEFPKISMIWKSIPSQLSKENKKFIYKVVKEGARAREYEDALQWLVNANLVTKVFRCSVPRIPLSSYDDISAFKIYLVDVGLLTRLSQLSPNTFGEGNRLFTEFKGALTENYILQGLIPQFEVTPRYWAENNYEVDFIIQNENNIIPIEVKAETNIKSKSLQKFKEKFKDDIKLRIRFSFENLKLDDDLLNIPLFMVDYTEKIINIALNKNKEKNYG comes from the coding sequence ATGGAAAGGTTTATCTTAAATGATTTAATTAAATGGAAGAATTCAAAATATAGAAAACCTCTTATTTTAAAAGGAGTTAGACAGGTCGGAAAAACTTGGATTTTAAAAGAATTTGGAAGTAGATATTATGAGAATATTGCCTATTTTAACTTTGATGAAAACCCTGAGTATAGACAATTTTTTCAAACAACAAAAGATATAAATAGGATACTACAAAATTTAATATTAATTAGTGGCTATAAAATTGTAGCTGAAAAAACATTAATTATATTTGATGAAGTTCAAGATGCACCAGAAGTAATAAACTCATTAAAATATTTTTATGAAAATACTCCTGAATATCATATTGCTTGTGCAGGTTCACTATTAGGAATTACATTAGCTAAACCAAGTTCATTTCCAGTGGGTAAAGTTGATTTTTTAAATATTTATCCTATGAGTTTTTCAGAATTCTTAATAGCTAATGGAGATGAAAATTTAAAATTATTTTTAGATAATTTAAATGATATAGAAAATATTCCAGATGCTTTTTTTAATCCTTTATATGAAAAATTAAAAATGTACTATGTTACTGGTGGAATGCCAGAAGCTGTATATATGTGGACACAAGAAAGAGATATAGAACTTGTTAGAAAAACTTTAAATAATATTCTAGAAGCTTATGAAAGAGATTTTGCAAAACATCCAAATATTTATGAATTTCCAAAAATATCTATGATATGGAAATCAATTCCCTCTCAATTAAGTAAAGAAAATAAAAAGTTTATCTATAAAGTTGTTAAAGAAGGTGCAAGAGCAAGAGAATATGAAGATGCTTTACAATGGTTAGTGAATGCAAATTTAGTTACAAAAGTTTTTAGATGTTCTGTACCAAGAATACCTTTATCTTCGTATGATGATATATCTGCCTTTAAAATATATTTAGTTGATGTAGGTTTACTTACAAGATTATCACAACTATCCCCAAATACTTTTGGAGAGGGGAATAGATTATTTACTGAATTTAAAGGAGCTTTAACTGAAAATTATATATTACAAGGACTAATTCCTCAATTTGAAGTTACTCCTCGTTACTGGGCTGAAAATAATTATGAAGTAGATTTTATAATTCAAAATGAAAATAATATTATTCCTATTGAAGTAAAAGCAGAAACTAATATAAAAAGTAAGAGTTTACAAAAATTTAAAGAAAAGTTTAAAGATGATATCAAATTAAGAATTAGATTTTCATTTGAAAATTTAAAATTAGATGATGATTTATTAAATATTCCACTTTTTATGGTAGATTATACTGAAAAGATTATAAATATTGCATTAAATAAAAACAAGGAGAAAAATTATGGATAA
- a CDS encoding RNA 2'-phosphotransferase, giving the protein MDNDIKLGRFISLILRHKPETIDLKLDKNGWANINELIEKINKSGREIDFKILERIVNENNKKRYSFNEDKTKIRAVQGHSIKVNLELKEVVPPAILYHGTAFKNLESIKKEGIKKMNRQYVHLSADVETAKNVATRHSGKYIILEIDTESMLKENCKFYLSENKVWLTDFVPSKFIKF; this is encoded by the coding sequence ATGGATAATGATATAAAATTGGGAAGATTTATTAGCCTTATTCTAAGACATAAACCAGAGACCATAGATTTAAAATTAGATAAAAATGGTTGGGCTAATATTAATGAATTAATAGAAAAAATTAACAAATCTGGAAGAGAAATTGATTTTAAAATATTGGAAAGAATAGTTAATGAAAATAATAAAAAAAGATACAGTTTTAATGAAGATAAAACTAAGATAAGAGCCGTTCAAGGACATTCTATTAAAGTTAATTTAGAACTTAAAGAAGTTGTTCCACCAGCTATTCTATATCATGGAACAGCTTTTAAAAATTTAGAAAGTATTAAGAAAGAAGGAATTAAAAAGATGAATAGACAATATGTTCATCTTTCAGCAGATGTAGAAACTGCTAAAAATGTCGCTACAAGACACAGTGGAAAATATATAATTCTTGAAATTGATACAGAGTCTATGTTAAAAGAAAATTGTAAATTTTATCTATCAGAAAATAAAGTTTGGCTTACAGATTTTGTTCCAAGTAAATTTATTAAATTTTAA
- the uvrA gene encoding excinuclease ABC subunit UvrA, protein MIDKITIKGARQHNLKNIDIELPKNEFIVITGVSGSGKSSLAFDTIYSEGQRRYVESLSAYARQFIGQMNKPEVDSIEGLSPAISIEQKTTNRNPRSTVGTITEVYDYLRLLFAHIGVAHCPICHTTVEKQSIDEIVESVMTKFDDGSKIILLAPIVKDKKGTHKNIFLNLFKKGFVRARVNGEILYLEDEIELDKNKKHSIEVVVDRLVLKKDDKDFESRLTQSIETATDLSNGKLIVNDGKHDYLYSENYSCPNHEDVSIPELNPRLFSFNAPYGACPECKGLGKKLEVDENKLIENPELSIEDGGMYIPGAMARKGYSWEIFKAMAKAAKIDLTKPVKDLTKKELDIIFYGYDEKFKFDYTGGDFDFHGYKEYEGAVKNLERRYYESFSEAQKEEIENRYMVERICKVCNGKRLKDEVLAVTVNGKNIMEICDMSIKNSLDFFMNMKLTEKQEKIAKEILKEIRERLTFMTNVGLDYLTLSRETKTLSGGESQRIRLATQIGSGLTGVLYVLDEPSIGLHQKDNDKLLSTLNRLKELGNTLIVVEHDEDTMMQADKILDIGPGAGEFGGDIVAFGSPKEIMKNKNSITGKFLSGKEEIEIPKKRRKWNKSIKLYGAKGNNLKNIDVEFPLGVMTVVTGVSGSGKSTLVNSTLYPVLFNKLNKGKLYPLEYEKIEGLDGLEKVINIDQTPIGRTPRSNPATYTKLFDDIRDIFAETQDAKLHGFKKGRFSFNVKGGRCEACQGAGILKIEMNFLPDVYVECEVCKGKRYNKETLDVYYKGKNIYDVLEMSVIEAYEFFKNIPALERRLKVLIDVGLDYIKLGQPATTLSGGEAQRIKLATELSKMSKGNTVYILDEPTTGLHFQDIKKLLEVLNRLLEKGNTVIIIEHNLDVIKTADYIIDIGVDGGENGGTIVATGTPEEIAKSKKSYTGKYIAKILKSKKK, encoded by the coding sequence ATGATAGATAAAATTACTATAAAGGGAGCAAGACAACATAATTTAAAAAATATAGATATTGAGCTCCCTAAAAATGAATTTATTGTTATAACGGGTGTGAGTGGAAGTGGAAAATCTTCTCTTGCCTTTGATACAATTTATTCCGAAGGGCAAAGAAGATATGTAGAAAGTCTTTCAGCTTATGCAAGACAATTTATAGGACAAATGAACAAGCCAGAAGTAGATAGCATAGAAGGTTTATCTCCTGCTATCTCAATAGAGCAAAAAACTACAAATAGAAACCCTCGTTCAACAGTTGGAACAATAACAGAAGTTTATGATTATTTAAGACTTTTATTTGCACATATAGGAGTTGCACATTGTCCAATTTGCCATACAACAGTTGAAAAACAAAGTATAGATGAAATTGTTGAAAGTGTTATGACAAAATTTGATGATGGAAGCAAAATTATCTTATTAGCACCTATTGTTAAAGATAAAAAAGGTACTCATAAAAATATATTTTTAAATTTATTTAAAAAAGGTTTTGTAAGAGCAAGAGTAAATGGAGAAATACTTTATTTAGAAGATGAAATAGAGCTTGATAAGAATAAAAAACATAGTATAGAAGTTGTTGTAGATAGATTAGTTTTAAAAAAAGATGATAAAGATTTTGAAAGTAGATTAACTCAATCAATAGAAACAGCAACAGATTTATCTAATGGAAAATTAATTGTAAATGATGGAAAACATGATTACTTATATAGTGAAAATTACTCTTGCCCTAACCACGAAGATGTAAGTATCCCCGAATTAAACCCAAGACTATTTTCATTCAATGCACCTTATGGAGCTTGTCCTGAATGTAAAGGTTTAGGAAAAAAATTAGAAGTTGATGAAAATAAATTGATAGAAAATCCTGAACTATCTATTGAAGATGGAGGAATGTATATTCCAGGTGCTATGGCAAGAAAGGGATACAGCTGGGAAATCTTTAAAGCTATGGCTAAGGCAGCAAAAATTGATTTAACTAAACCTGTTAAAGATTTAACTAAAAAAGAGTTAGATATAATATTTTATGGCTATGATGAAAAATTTAAGTTTGACTATACTGGTGGAGATTTTGATTTTCATGGCTATAAAGAATATGAAGGAGCTGTTAAAAACTTAGAAAGAAGATATTATGAAAGTTTTTCAGAAGCACAAAAAGAAGAAATTGAAAACAGATATATGGTTGAAAGAATTTGTAAAGTTTGTAATGGAAAAAGATTGAAAGATGAGGTTTTAGCAGTAACTGTCAATGGTAAAAATATTATGGAAATCTGTGATATGAGCATCAAAAATTCCCTTGATTTTTTTATGAATATGAAATTAACTGAAAAACAAGAAAAAATTGCTAAGGAAATTCTAAAAGAAATAAGAGAAAGATTAACATTTATGACTAATGTTGGTTTAGATTATTTGACACTTTCAAGAGAAACTAAAACTTTATCAGGTGGAGAATCTCAAAGAATAAGACTTGCAACTCAAATAGGTTCAGGACTTACAGGTGTCCTATATGTTTTAGATGAACCAAGTATAGGATTACACCAAAAAGATAATGATAAATTACTCTCAACTTTAAATAGACTTAAAGAATTAGGAAATACTTTAATAGTGGTTGAACATGATGAAGATACTATGATGCAAGCTGATAAAATTCTGGATATTGGACCAGGAGCTGGAGAATTTGGTGGAGATATTGTAGCCTTTGGAAGTCCAAAAGAAATAATGAAAAACAAGAACTCTATCACAGGAAAATTTTTAAGTGGTAAGGAAGAAATTGAAATTCCTAAAAAAAGAAGAAAATGGAATAAATCTATTAAACTTTATGGTGCAAAAGGGAATAATTTAAAAAATATTGATGTAGAATTTCCATTAGGAGTTATGACTGTTGTTACAGGAGTGAGTGGAAGTGGTAAATCTACTCTTGTAAATTCAACTCTTTATCCAGTTTTATTTAATAAATTAAATAAAGGAAAATTGTATCCATTGGAATATGAAAAAATTGAAGGATTAGATGGTCTAGAAAAAGTTATAAATATAGACCAAACTCCAATAGGTAGAACTCCAAGGTCTAACCCCGCAACTTATACAAAACTTTTTGATGATATCAGAGATATTTTTGCAGAAACACAAGATGCAAAACTTCATGGATTTAAAAAAGGTAGATTTTCATTTAATGTTAAAGGTGGAAGATGTGAGGCTTGTCAAGGTGCAGGAATATTAAAAATTGAGATGAATTTTTTACCTGATGTCTATGTTGAATGTGAAGTTTGTAAGGGAAAAAGATATAATAAAGAAACATTAGATGTGTACTATAAAGGTAAAAATATCTATGATGTATTGGAAATGAGTGTAATTGAAGCTTATGAATTCTTTAAAAATATTCCAGCTTTGGAAAGAAGATTAAAAGTTTTAATAGATGTAGGTTTGGATTATATAAAGTTAGGACAGCCTGCAACAACTTTATCTGGTGGAGAAGCACAAAGAATTAAACTTGCAACTGAACTTTCAAAGATGAGTAAGGGAAATACTGTATATATTTTAGATGAACCTACAACAGGTTTACATTTCCAAGATATAAAAAAATTATTAGAAGTTTTAAATAGGCTTTTAGAAAAAGGAAATACTGTTATAATAATTGAGCATAATCTTGATGTTATAAAAACTGCTGATTATATAATAGATATAGGTGTAGATGGTGGAGAAAATGGTGGAACTATTGTTGCTACTGGAACACCAGAAGAAATTGCAAAATCTAAGAAAAGTTATACAGGAAAATATATTGCTAAAATTTTAAAAAGTAAGAAAAAATAG
- the ruvA gene encoding Holliday junction branch migration protein RuvA, with protein sequence MFEYLYGTVEYKKMDYIAIDINGIGYRVYFPLREYEKIEVGNKYKFYIYNHIKEDTYKLIGFLEEGDRKIFELLLKINGIGSSLALAVLSNFSYNKIIEIISKNDYTTLRQVPKLGEKKAQIIILDLKGKLKNLTYTEEETVSVDMLEDLVLALEGLGYNKKEIGKTLDKIDLSKFSSLEDAIKGILKNMRIGE encoded by the coding sequence ATGTTTGAATATCTATATGGAACAGTGGAATACAAGAAAATGGATTATATAGCCATTGATATAAATGGTATTGGTTATAGAGTATATTTTCCACTTAGAGAATATGAAAAGATAGAAGTAGGAAATAAATATAAATTTTATATATATAATCACATTAAAGAGGATACATATAAATTAATTGGTTTTTTAGAAGAAGGAGATAGAAAAATATTTGAATTACTGCTAAAAATAAATGGAATAGGTTCATCTTTGGCATTGGCAGTTTTATCAAATTTTTCATATAATAAAATTATTGAAATTATTTCAAAAAACGATTATACTACTCTTAGGCAAGTTCCAAAATTAGGAGAAAAAAAGGCACAAATTATTATCTTAGACTTGAAAGGAAAATTAAAAAATCTTACTTACACAGAAGAAGAAACAGTTTCTGTGGATATGTTAGAAGATTTAGTTTTAGCATTGGAAGGTTTAGGATACAATAAAAAAGAAATTGGTAAAACCTTAGATAAAATTGATTTGAGTAAATTTTCTTCTTTGGAAGATGCAATAAAAGGAATTTTAAAAAATATGAGAATAGGAGAGTAA
- a CDS encoding thioredoxin family protein: MRGLEEIYLKGFSYDKYLGIASQDELEKLDELYKNIIISNDFVNKIKSVDKKVSVLTSVETWCPFARVFLTTMRKINEINHIFDLSLITYGRGVSELAGYLKIDEDDFVVPTAVFLDKDFSKLKVFNGFPEKYHKENTLDTIQATRNYLKGKSVNDILEDILNIF, from the coding sequence ATGAGAGGATTAGAAGAAATATATTTAAAAGGATTTAGTTATGATAAATATTTAGGAATAGCAAGTCAAGATGAGTTAGAAAAATTAGATGAATTATATAAAAATATAATTATTTCTAATGACTTTGTCAATAAAATAAAGTCAGTAGATAAAAAAGTTTCTGTATTAACCAGTGTTGAAACTTGGTGCCCTTTTGCAAGAGTATTTTTAACTACTATGAGAAAAATTAATGAAATAAATCATATCTTTGATTTATCTTTAATTACTTATGGTAGAGGTGTTTCTGAACTAGCAGGATACTTAAAAATAGATGAAGATGATTTTGTTGTTCCAACAGCAGTATTTTTAGATAAAGATTTTTCTAAATTAAAAGTATTTAATGGCTTTCCAGAAAAATATCATAAAGAAAACACATTAGATACTATTCAAGCAACTAGAAATTATTTAAAAGGTAAATCAGTAAATGATATACTTGAAGATATATTAAATATTTTTTAA
- a CDS encoding L-serine ammonia-lyase, iron-sulfur-dependent, subunit alpha produces MDTLKELFKIGAGPSSSHTIGPERATKRVKEKFPNADSYIVELWGSLAATGKGHYTDKIIIETFKPIPVEIVWMPEFVHELHPNGMKFIALDKDKKQIGEWIVFSVGGGTIKDYDELMDKSPKKEIYPLNTMNEIIKWCKDNKKHLWQYVEECEGPSIWQHLRYIDQAMTDAVKRGLEKSGDVPGPFKYPKRAREMYEKALSKRASLIFTNKVFAYALAVSEENASMGQVVTAPTCGASGVIPGVLRGMKEEYELVEKHILRGLAIAGLIGNLVKQNATISGAEGGCQAEVGTACSMAAAMATYFMGGNIDQIEYAAESAMEHHLGMTCDPVGGYVIIPCIERNAICAVRAINTATYCMSTDGKHTISFDEVVKTMKETGKDMCSAYKETSDGGLAKYYDKILVGNKE; encoded by the coding sequence ATGGATACATTAAAAGAATTATTTAAAATTGGAGCAGGTCCATCAAGTTCACATACAATAGGACCTGAAAGAGCAACAAAAAGAGTAAAAGAAAAATTTCCTAATGCTGATAGTTATATAGTTGAGCTTTGGGGAAGTTTGGCTGCAACTGGAAAAGGACATTACACTGATAAAATAATTATAGAAACATTTAAACCAATTCCAGTTGAGATTGTATGGATGCCTGAATTTGTTCATGAATTACATCCAAATGGTATGAAATTTATTGCTCTTGACAAAGATAAAAAACAAATTGGAGAGTGGATAGTATTTTCTGTTGGTGGAGGAACTATAAAGGATTATGATGAACTTATGGATAAATCACCTAAAAAAGAAATTTATCCTTTAAATACTATGAATGAAATTATAAAATGGTGTAAAGATAATAAAAAACATCTATGGCAATATGTTGAGGAATGTGAAGGTCCTTCTATATGGCAACATTTAAGATATATAGATCAAGCTATGACTGATGCTGTAAAAAGAGGTTTAGAAAAAAGTGGAGATGTTCCTGGACCTTTTAAATATCCAAAAAGAGCTAGGGAAATGTACGAAAAGGCTTTATCTAAAAGAGCTTCATTAATTTTTACAAATAAAGTTTTTGCCTATGCTTTAGCAGTATCAGAAGAAAATGCTAGTATGGGACAAGTTGTAACTGCTCCAACTTGTGGTGCATCAGGAGTTATTCCTGGTGTATTAAGAGGAATGAAAGAAGAATATGAATTAGTTGAAAAACATATTTTAAGAGGCTTGGCTATTGCTGGACTTATTGGAAATTTAGTTAAACAAAATGCTACTATTTCAGGAGCAGAAGGAGGTTGCCAAGCAGAAGTTGGAACTGCTTGTTCAATGGCGGCAGCTATGGCAACATATTTTATGGGTGGAAATATAGACCAAATAGAATATGCAGCTGAAAGTGCTATGGAACATCATTTAGGTATGACTTGCGACCCTGTTGGAGGTTATGTTATTATTCCTTGTATAGAAAGAAATGCTATTTGTGCTGTAAGAGCAATAAATACAGCAACTTATTGTATGTCTACTGATGGAAAACATACTATAAGTTTTGATGAAGTAGTAAAGACTATGAAAGAAACTGGAAAAGATATGTGTTCTGCATATAAAGAAACTTCTGATGGTGGGCTAGCAAAATACTATGATAAAATTTTAGTAGGCAATAAAGAATAA
- a CDS encoding NUDIX hydrolase: MEKFAIPCVAAIIEKIVNNEKYILIQTRQKEDGAETNGMLEVPAGKIREYENIFEALKREVKEETGLTITKILGEDRQISNLIGDNEVISYTPYCVTQNLSGAYSIILNTFLCGEAEGELLTETNESQNIHWIKIEELKKILKNNPEKIFLLHINALQKYLET; the protein is encoded by the coding sequence ATGGAAAAATTTGCTATTCCCTGTGTAGCTGCAATTATAGAAAAAATTGTAAATAATGAAAAATATATTCTAATACAAACAAGGCAAAAAGAAGATGGGGCAGAAACTAACGGAATGTTAGAGGTCCCTGCTGGAAAAATAAGAGAATATGAAAATATTTTTGAAGCTTTAAAAAGAGAAGTTAAAGAAGAAACAGGATTGACTATAACAAAAATTTTAGGAGAAGATAGGCAAATATCAAATTTAATAGGTGATAATGAGGTTATTTCATATACTCCTTATTGTGTAACACAAAATCTTTCTGGAGCATATTCCATTATTCTAAATACTTTTTTATGTGGTGAAGCTGAGGGAGAATTGTTAACTGAAACAAATGAGAGTCAGAATATCCATTGGATAAAAATTGAAGAGCTAAAAAAAATTTTAAAAAATAATCCTGAAAAAATATTTTTACTACATATTAATGCTTTACAAAAATACTTAGAAACATAA